A segment of the Prevotella sp. HUN102 genome:
GGAGGACACGCATTGCTGCGAACCGACAGGATGTATAAGGAAATCGTTATGATAAGCAAACGGCTGACCGAACTGGGATTCGTAATGATAAGCGGGGGTGGTCCGGGAGCTATGGAAGCAGCTCATTTAGGCGCGTGGATGGCAGGTAGGAGCGCAACCGAGGTGCAGACGGCTCTCAACATTCTTGCCCCTGCTCCGTCTTTTCGCAATGAGGGTTGGCTGAGAACGGCATTTGAGGTTATCGGCAAATATCCACAGACGTACTTTGAAAGTCTTGGCATTCCAACTTGGCTCTACGGACACGAGCCGTCTACGCCCTTTGCCACGCATATAGCCAAACTGTTTGAAAACAGTATTCGCGAAGACAGCATCCTTACGTTTGCCTACGGTGGCATCATCTACACACCGGGAAGTGCCGGAACTATGCAGGAAATATTTCAGGAGGCCGTGCAGAACCATTATCTGTCGTTCGGATTTGCCAGTCCTATGGTGTTTATGGGCAAGGATTTCTGGACAAACGAACTGCCCATTTATCCTCTTTTGCAGCAACTGATGGAAAAAGGCAAGTACAAGAATCTGCTTCTGTCGCTGTCTGACGACTCCGAAGAAATCATTTCGGAGATTGTGAGATTCCGTGCATCCAAGAAGTAATCAGCAATGAGTATCTTCAGGCAGTGGATAACGCCGACGGAATTGAAAAAATCACAAAACATTCGCCGTGCTTGACTAAAATAAGTACCTTTGCAAAGTAATAATTACTTGATAATGAAACTGAACAAATTATTCGTCGTATTGGCAACTTTCGCTGCCGTACTCACGTCGTGCGTCAATGCTGATACACAAAGTATGGAGATTCCTGCGAGACTTCAGGATCGTCCGGAGCAGATTCTCAAAAGAAAGGCTTATACAGTATCGTACAACAAAGACACGAAATGCGCTAATTGGGTGGCTTGGCATCTGACAAAGGAGCATACCTATGGGCGCAATCAACGTTCGCAGGATATGTTTGAAGAGGATTTTCAGGTGGCAACGCCACGTGCAACGAAAAATGATTATTACAATTCGGGATTCGACAGAGGGCATCTTTGTCCGGCTGCCGATACGAAATGGGACAATACTGCGCTGAAAGAGTCGTTCTATCTCACGAATATCTGTCCGCAAAACCATAACCTGAACAAATACGAATGGAATGACATTGAGATGCTTTGTCGCTCTTGGGCACGCAAATACGGCTCTGTCGATGTGGTTTGTGGCCCTGTCTACTATGCAGACAAAGCTCCGAGAATCATCGGAAAAGGCAAAGTTCGTGTTCCCGATGCGTTCTTTAAAGTAGTTTTGTGCCGAAACAGTGGCGCGAAAGCCATCGGATTTCTCTACAAGAACGTGGGCAGCAAGCAGAATGTGTACGACTGCATCCGTACCGTAGACGAAATAGAGAAGCTCACAGGCATTGATTTCTTCCCTATGCTGGACGACAATACCGAGAAAAAGGTCGAAGCAAGTTCAGACATAAAGGCTTGGACGCCCAGTTATCCTAAGCGATACAGCAAGTAAACACGCATCCGATTTAATGCAGAAGCAATGTGCTTTCTCTCAAAAAATAATAGTTTTTCAAGGAAAAAGTAATGGGTTCTCAAAGAAAAAATAATAGATTTTCAGAGATATGGAGGGTTTACGGTAATCATAAGACCATAAAACACCCCATTGCTTTAGGATTGAAGGAACAAGGCAGAGCATAGAAAACGGGGAAACGAAGTGGCAACGCCCTGAAGTTATCCGACGAACCGGATGCCTTCACGTAATTTATACAAAATATTGGTGCGTGATAGCTTTTTTATCCGTTTTTCTTTTAACATTCGTTTTGTTGTTGTATCTTTGCATTTCACGGATTTTTATCTGAATAATGAGAATGTTCATCTGATAATAAAGATACTCAAAAAATGAAAGAAGAACAGAAACAAGGACATAAGAGTGGTGGAATGCTCAGCGTTATTGCTGCTTTGGGAGCAAACATACTGGTTGCAATATCTAAATTTGTGGGTTATGCGCTTTCAGGCTCAACGGCAATGCTGAACGAATCCATACACAGTATTGTGGATTGCGGCAATCAGGTGTTGCTCTTGATAGGAAACAAGCAGGCACAGAGAGAAGCAACTGAAATACATCCGTTCGGTCAGGCACGTGCAAAATACTTTTACAGCACCATCGTGGCAATGATGTTGTTCTTCGGTGGTGGTGCATTGGGAATTATGGAAGCCTCCGAGAAGTTGTTTCACAGCGACCACAGCGTGGAAAACACGTGGCTGGTAATGGGTATTCTTCTTTTTGGCTTTATCGTAGAAATGTTCAGCTTGCGCGTTGCATTCAAGGAAATAAAGGAACTGAACAAGGATAATCTTCCATTGTTCACGTTTCTGAAGGAAAGCCGACACAGCGAAATACTGATAATCTTCGTGGAAGATTCCTGCGCCGTACTGGGTTTGCTGCTCGCAATGGCGGGAATGTTCCTCAGCCACATTACAGGAAATCCGTTCTTCGATGCACTTTCCGGTCTGTTCATCGGCATTCTGCTCTGCTGTGCAGCCCTCTTTCTCGCCCGAGAGTTTTACAGTCTGATGGTTGGAGAAAGCGCAACGAACAAGGATTTGGCTATTATAAGAAAGTCTTTTGAGCGCGATGAGATTTCCAAACTCATATCCCTGAAGACTATTCATCTAAGTCCCAGCGACGTTTTAATGACTGCAAAGATAGATGTAAAGTCTGAATACGAGCCACAGACCACTACGCTGATAAACGATATAGAGAAGAACGTGCGCGATAGTCTGAAGGAATACAAGATGTATATCTACATTGAGACTGACAAGTACAAGGAAGACTACAAGAGATAAATACAAATTCCGATTAAGACTGTTGAAAATAAGCGCATTATCTTCCATCATTGAAGCATACCTATGCGCTGAAGAAAATGTAATTGCCACAAGAATGCCCGAAACCACCAACAAGAAGAAATTGTAATATTCGGCATACAGCAATACAAAATGATAACCCTTACAATTAAATTATGAGCAAATTCCACCTACTCGACATCATTTATTTCTGT
Coding sequences within it:
- a CDS encoding LOG family protein, whose protein sequence is MITVPEYKEIEAIGEYLKGVPFDVSRQSLYSAAELYKGYDIRREKSFNECYDRIVYQHYMRNGKRAENANEALARSLHDHHISVATDRFLDVHDRHLCVGIMGGHALLRTDRMYKEIVMISKRLTELGFVMISGGGPGAMEAAHLGAWMAGRSATEVQTALNILAPAPSFRNEGWLRTAFEVIGKYPQTYFESLGIPTWLYGHEPSTPFATHIAKLFENSIREDSILTFAYGGIIYTPGSAGTMQEIFQEAVQNHYLSFGFASPMVFMGKDFWTNELPIYPLLQQLMEKGKYKNLLLSLSDDSEEIISEIVRFRASKK
- a CDS encoding DNA/RNA non-specific endonuclease, giving the protein MKLNKLFVVLATFAAVLTSCVNADTQSMEIPARLQDRPEQILKRKAYTVSYNKDTKCANWVAWHLTKEHTYGRNQRSQDMFEEDFQVATPRATKNDYYNSGFDRGHLCPAADTKWDNTALKESFYLTNICPQNHNLNKYEWNDIEMLCRSWARKYGSVDVVCGPVYYADKAPRIIGKGKVRVPDAFFKVVLCRNSGAKAIGFLYKNVGSKQNVYDCIRTVDEIEKLTGIDFFPMLDDNTEKKVEASSDIKAWTPSYPKRYSK
- a CDS encoding cation diffusion facilitator family transporter; translated protein: MKEEQKQGHKSGGMLSVIAALGANILVAISKFVGYALSGSTAMLNESIHSIVDCGNQVLLLIGNKQAQREATEIHPFGQARAKYFYSTIVAMMLFFGGGALGIMEASEKLFHSDHSVENTWLVMGILLFGFIVEMFSLRVAFKEIKELNKDNLPLFTFLKESRHSEILIIFVEDSCAVLGLLLAMAGMFLSHITGNPFFDALSGLFIGILLCCAALFLAREFYSLMVGESATNKDLAIIRKSFERDEISKLISLKTIHLSPSDVLMTAKIDVKSEYEPQTTTLINDIEKNVRDSLKEYKMYIYIETDKYKEDYKR